A single window of Kitasatospora sp. HUAS MG31 DNA harbors:
- a CDS encoding universal stress protein yields MDIHAEGRERRPARVVVGISGSLGSLAALHRAVDEAHRRNAKVLAVLAWQPPGGEHGYRRSPCPPLLAAVRAAAADRLRTALDNAFGPAGPTVPLHAELIRAEPGAALAALADRPDNLLVVGAGSGNWLSRGMRPSVTRFCVRHAACPVLVVPRPAMLRELDWPRRLLRSWDTREARDTQGAPCTP; encoded by the coding sequence GTGGACATCCACGCGGAGGGCCGCGAGCGGCGGCCGGCACGAGTCGTGGTCGGGATCAGCGGCTCGCTCGGCAGCCTGGCCGCGCTGCACAGGGCCGTAGACGAGGCACACCGTCGCAACGCCAAGGTTCTTGCCGTACTCGCCTGGCAGCCGCCCGGCGGTGAGCACGGCTACCGCCGCTCCCCGTGCCCGCCCCTGCTCGCCGCCGTCCGAGCCGCCGCCGCAGACCGGCTGCGCACGGCCCTCGACAACGCCTTCGGCCCGGCCGGCCCGACCGTCCCGCTCCACGCCGAACTCATCCGCGCCGAACCGGGCGCCGCACTCGCCGCCCTGGCCGACCGGCCCGACAACCTCCTCGTGGTCGGCGCGGGCAGCGGCAACTGGCTGAGCCGCGGTATGCGGCCCTCGGTCACTCGATTCTGCGTCCGGCATGCCGCATGCCCGGTCCTGGTCGTGCCCCGCCCGGCGATGCTGCGCGAACTCGACTGGCCCAGGCGGCTGCTCCGCTCGTGGGACACCCGCGAGGCCCGTGACACACAGGGCGCACCGTGCACCCCCTGA
- a CDS encoding response regulator, translating into MTQILVVDDEPQMLRALKINLHARRYSVLTAATGAEALEVAGRTPPDAVLLDLGLPDFDGMDIIRGLRAWSAVPIIVLSGRTDAHEKVQALDAGADDYLTKPFVMDELLARLRAVMRRPVGEPAVPQFTVGDHTVDLAAAVVTGPGGPVRLTPTEWKIMRLLLASPGRLVPGKQMLREVWGPDAESHGNYLRVYLAGLRRKLEPDPTRPRHLITEPGIGYRFEP; encoded by the coding sequence GTGACGCAGATTCTGGTCGTGGACGACGAACCGCAGATGCTGCGCGCGCTGAAGATCAACCTGCACGCCCGTCGCTATTCGGTGCTCACAGCAGCAACCGGGGCCGAGGCCCTGGAAGTGGCCGGCCGCACGCCGCCGGACGCGGTGCTGCTCGATCTCGGCCTGCCCGACTTCGACGGCATGGACATCATCCGCGGGCTGCGTGCCTGGAGCGCCGTGCCCATCATCGTCCTTTCCGGCCGTACCGACGCCCACGAGAAGGTGCAGGCCCTGGACGCGGGCGCCGACGACTACCTGACCAAGCCTTTCGTCATGGACGAACTGCTCGCCCGCCTGCGGGCCGTCATGCGCCGGCCCGTGGGAGAGCCCGCCGTGCCGCAGTTCACGGTCGGCGACCACACCGTTGACCTCGCCGCCGCCGTCGTCACCGGCCCGGGCGGCCCGGTCCGGCTCACACCCACCGAATGGAAGATCATGCGGCTGTTGCTGGCCAGCCCGGGCCGTCTGGTGCCCGGCAAGCAGATGCTGCGCGAGGTCTGGGGCCCGGACGCGGAGAGCCACGGCAACTATCTGCGGGTCTACCTCGCCGGCCTGCGGCGCAAGCTTGAACCCGACCCCACCCGCCCCCGTCACCTGATCACCGAACCCGGCATCGGCTACCGCTTCGAACCGTGA
- the kdpC gene encoding potassium-transporting ATPase subunit KdpC translates to MPTFLRTHLTALRMLLVMTVILGIAYPLLVTGISQVAFADKANGSIVKSDGKEIGSSLLGQNYNLPKKDPNNADEEAQPDPKFFQPRFSAGSYDPTASGASNLGPNDEKLTQTIQDRRAAIAAFDGVDPASVPVDAVTASGSGLDPHISVAYAKEQVGRVAKARGLSTDTLNQLIDKYTEGRPLGFLGQDGVNVVLLNKAISEQK, encoded by the coding sequence ATGCCCACTTTCCTGCGCACCCACCTCACCGCGCTGCGGATGCTGCTGGTGATGACCGTGATCCTCGGCATCGCCTACCCACTGCTGGTCACCGGCATCAGCCAGGTCGCCTTCGCCGACAAGGCCAACGGCTCGATCGTGAAGTCCGACGGCAAGGAGATCGGCTCCAGCCTCCTCGGCCAGAACTACAACCTCCCGAAGAAGGACCCGAACAACGCCGACGAGGAGGCCCAGCCGGACCCGAAGTTCTTCCAACCGCGCTTCTCCGCCGGCTCGTACGACCCCACGGCCTCCGGCGCCTCCAACCTCGGTCCCAACGACGAGAAGCTGACCCAGACGATTCAGGACCGCCGCGCCGCTATCGCCGCCTTCGACGGCGTCGATCCGGCGAGCGTCCCGGTGGACGCGGTCACCGCCTCCGGCTCCGGCCTCGACCCGCACATCTCCGTCGCCTACGCGAAGGAACAGGTGGGCCGGGTCGCCAAGGCCCGCGGCCTGTCCACCGACACGCTGAACCAGCTGATCGACAAGTACACCGAAGGCCGCCCGCTCGGCTTCCTCGGCCAGGACGGCGTCAACGTCGTCCTGCTGAACAAGGCGATCAGCGAGCAGAAGTGA
- a CDS encoding sensor histidine kinase KdpD: MSRDLTPGTTTRRGQLRVYLGSAPGVGKTYRMLDEAHRRLDRGADVVVGYIECHSRRHTENMLQGLETVPRLTRTYRGSDFQEMDLDAVLARRPQVALVDELAHTNIPGGRNAKRWQDIEELLAAGIDVITTVNVQHLESLNDVVQKITGIPQRETVPDEVVRRADQIELVDMAPQALRRRMAHGNVYKAEKVDAALSNYFRVGNLTALRELALLWVAGRVDEGLRDYRATHNIDRVWETRERVVVALTGGPEGETLVRRAARIADRTAGGELLAVHISRSDGLAGASPGALAEQRQLVETLGGSYHVVVGDDIPTALLAFARAHHATQLVLGTSRRGRLNRFLTGPGTGQTTVDGSEDIDVHMVTHEFTGRGRLPSLGRRHSRRRTVAGILAGIAVPAVLTAVLSQFHSQVNLTTDALIFQLGVVGVALLGGATSALLASLVASLLLNFYFIPPVHTFTIGEPNNVIALLVFAVVALTVSTVVDHAARLTQRAARATAEAETLSTLAGSVLRGADALPALLDKTRTAFALDSVALLDRVSGEALGRSDAEGDPAPDRTVTELPVGAGGLLVLAGRRLPAADQRVLTAFAAHIASALERDRLATAAAEVEPIKAADRMRTALLAAVSHDLRTPLAVALASVGSLRSPDVEFSPEDQAELLATADESLVKLTRLVDNLLDMSRLQAGALTLHLEPTHLDEVLPRALDSLLDAYAPVQPLDLDTAPPVLADPPLLERVLANVITNALRYNAPGAPVLVAASHHLDRVEIRVIDRGPGIPPGDRDRVFLPFQRLGDTDNTTGVGLGLALSRGLAEAMGGSLEVEDTPGGGTTMLLTLPAAELSDADMNVDDLAADKNGPGE; the protein is encoded by the coding sequence ATGTCCCGTGACCTCACCCCCGGCACCACCACGCGCCGCGGGCAGTTGAGGGTCTACCTCGGTTCGGCCCCCGGCGTCGGAAAGACCTACCGGATGCTCGACGAGGCGCACAGACGGCTCGACCGGGGCGCGGACGTGGTCGTCGGGTACATCGAGTGCCACAGCCGACGGCACACCGAGAACATGCTGCAGGGCCTGGAGACGGTACCGCGCCTGACCCGGACCTATCGGGGCAGCGACTTCCAGGAGATGGACCTCGACGCGGTCCTCGCCCGCCGCCCGCAGGTCGCCCTGGTGGACGAGCTTGCGCACACCAACATCCCCGGCGGGCGCAACGCCAAGCGCTGGCAGGACATCGAGGAACTGCTCGCCGCCGGCATCGATGTCATCACCACGGTCAACGTCCAGCACCTCGAGTCGCTCAACGACGTGGTCCAGAAGATCACCGGCATCCCGCAGCGTGAGACCGTCCCCGACGAGGTCGTCCGCCGCGCGGACCAGATCGAACTGGTCGACATGGCCCCCCAGGCCCTGCGCCGCCGGATGGCCCACGGCAACGTCTACAAGGCGGAGAAGGTGGACGCCGCGCTCTCCAACTACTTCCGCGTCGGCAACCTCACCGCACTGCGTGAACTCGCCCTGCTCTGGGTCGCCGGACGGGTCGACGAGGGCTTGCGCGACTACCGGGCCACCCACAACATCGACCGGGTCTGGGAGACCCGCGAACGCGTCGTGGTCGCCCTCACCGGCGGGCCCGAGGGCGAGACCCTGGTCCGCCGGGCCGCCCGCATCGCCGACCGCACGGCCGGCGGCGAACTGCTCGCCGTGCACATCAGCCGCAGCGACGGTCTCGCGGGCGCCTCCCCGGGCGCCCTCGCCGAACAGCGGCAGCTGGTGGAGACCCTCGGCGGCAGCTACCACGTGGTGGTCGGCGACGACATTCCGACCGCGCTGCTGGCGTTCGCCCGGGCGCACCACGCCACCCAGCTGGTGCTGGGCACGAGCCGCCGGGGGCGGCTGAACCGCTTCCTGACCGGACCCGGCACCGGACAGACCACCGTGGACGGCTCCGAGGACATCGACGTCCACATGGTCACCCACGAGTTCACCGGCCGCGGCCGGCTGCCCTCACTCGGACGGCGCCACTCCCGGCGGCGCACCGTCGCGGGAATCCTCGCCGGCATCGCGGTACCCGCGGTCCTGACGGCGGTGCTCTCCCAGTTCCACAGCCAGGTCAACCTGACGACGGACGCGCTGATCTTCCAACTGGGCGTCGTCGGCGTGGCGTTGCTCGGCGGGGCGACCTCCGCCCTGCTGGCGTCGCTCGTCGCCTCGCTCCTGCTCAACTTCTACTTCATCCCTCCGGTTCACACCTTCACCATCGGCGAACCCAACAACGTCATCGCGCTGCTGGTGTTCGCGGTGGTCGCGCTGACGGTCTCCACGGTGGTCGACCACGCCGCCCGGCTCACCCAGCGGGCCGCCCGCGCGACCGCCGAGGCCGAGACACTGTCCACGCTGGCCGGAAGCGTCCTGCGAGGCGCGGACGCGCTGCCCGCACTGCTGGACAAGACCCGCACCGCCTTCGCACTGGACTCGGTCGCCCTGCTCGACCGCGTGAGCGGTGAGGCACTGGGCCGCAGTGACGCGGAGGGTGACCCGGCCCCGGACCGCACGGTCACCGAACTGCCGGTCGGGGCGGGCGGGCTGCTCGTCCTGGCCGGGCGCCGCCTACCCGCCGCCGACCAGCGCGTGCTCACCGCCTTCGCCGCCCACATCGCCTCCGCCCTGGAACGCGACCGGCTCGCCACCGCCGCCGCCGAGGTCGAGCCGATCAAGGCCGCGGACCGGATGCGCACCGCGCTCCTCGCCGCCGTCAGCCACGACCTGCGCACCCCGCTCGCCGTCGCCCTCGCCTCGGTCGGCTCGCTGCGCAGCCCCGACGTCGAGTTCTCGCCCGAGGACCAGGCCGAACTCCTCGCCACCGCGGACGAGTCGCTGGTCAAGCTCACCCGGCTGGTCGACAACCTGCTCGACATGAGCCGCCTCCAGGCCGGCGCCCTCACCCTCCACCTGGAGCCGACACACCTGGACGAGGTGCTGCCCCGCGCCCTGGACTCCCTGCTCGACGCCTACGCGCCCGTCCAGCCGCTCGACCTCGACACCGCACCGCCCGTGCTCGCCGACCCGCCGCTGCTGGAGCGGGTCCTGGCCAACGTCATCACCAACGCGCTTCGGTACAACGCACCCGGCGCGCCCGTCCTGGTCGCCGCCAGCCACCACCTCGACCGGGTCGAGATCCGGGTGATCGACCGCGGCCCGGGGATCCCGCCAGGCGACCGCGATCGGGTCTTCCTGCCGTTCCAGCGCCTCGGCGACACCGACAACACCACCGGCGTCGGCCTCGGTCTCGCCCTCTCGCGCGGCCTCGCCGAGGCGATGGGCGGCTCCCTGGAGGTGGAGGACACCCCGGGCGGCGGCACGACGATGCTGCTCACCCTGCCAGCGGCCGAACTGTCCGACGCCGACATGAACGTGGACGACCTGGCGGCGGACAAGAACGGGCCGGGAGAGTGA
- a CDS encoding sensor histidine kinase KdpD, protein MVHTGRGRLRIYLGAAPGVGKTYAMLAEAHRRLGRGADLVVGFVEHHNRPRTAELLEGLETVPRRTVPHRGAEFTEMDLDAVLARRPAIALMDELAHTNVPGSRNAKRWQDVEELLADGIDVISTVNIQHLESLGDVVEAITGVRQRETVPDEVVRRADQIELVDMSPQALRRRLAHGNVYGPEKIDAALANYFRPGNLTALRELALLWTADRVDEYLQRYRAEQGIKGTWQARERIVVGLTGGPEGATLIRRAARIAARTSGGELMAVHISRSDGLAGSSPQALIEQRALLENLGGSFHTVLGDDPAAGLLDFARGVNATQIVIGTSRRKVWQYLYGPGVGYTVTRDSGDIDVHMVTHEHAARGLGRVPIRRVTDLGRTRTVAGWLIGVLGPLLLALLLTHFRSVGLPTDMLLFLSLTVCAALVGGLFPAIASALVGSTVLNYYFAPPLHTFTISEPENILAVGIFTAVGIAVATVVDVAARRSHQAARSQAEAQTLSVLAGTVLRGAPSGDGILAALLDQVRETLQVESAALLERRHEFDPWHPLAVSGPHPPEHPDDGQVAVPAGTTLSLVLSGRMLPAADRRLLGAFAAQAAVLAERERLAAEAADARRQAEGNRIRTALLAAVSHDLRTPLAGIKAAVTSLRAVDVEWDEEDEAELLAGIETGADRLDHLINNLLDMSRLQTGTVTPLIRPTDLDEVVPYALGGVEPSAVQLDVPESLPMIHADAGLLERSLANLVENAVKYSPDGVPVLIKADALLRPGEPPRVELRIVDRGPGVPEDARERIFAPFQRHGDAPRGAGVGLGLAVARGFAEAMDGTVTAEDTPGGGLTMVVSLPAVNLPDLGDSDGQPSGPDRHHADRNLNDPGWNDPGRKAEPV, encoded by the coding sequence ATGGTGCACACGGGCCGCGGCCGACTGCGGATCTACTTGGGAGCGGCCCCCGGTGTCGGCAAGACGTACGCGATGCTGGCCGAGGCGCATCGCCGGCTGGGCCGCGGCGCCGACCTGGTGGTCGGCTTCGTGGAACACCACAATCGGCCTCGCACCGCCGAGCTGTTGGAAGGGCTGGAGACCGTCCCACGTCGGACCGTGCCGCACCGCGGCGCCGAGTTCACCGAGATGGACCTGGACGCCGTACTGGCCCGACGACCGGCCATCGCGCTGATGGACGAGCTCGCGCACACCAACGTGCCGGGTTCGCGTAACGCCAAGCGCTGGCAGGACGTGGAGGAGCTGCTGGCCGACGGCATCGACGTGATCTCCACGGTCAACATCCAGCACCTGGAGTCGCTCGGGGACGTGGTGGAGGCGATCACCGGCGTGCGCCAGCGCGAGACGGTGCCGGACGAGGTGGTCCGGCGCGCCGACCAGATCGAGCTGGTCGACATGTCCCCGCAGGCTCTGCGCCGCCGGCTCGCCCACGGCAACGTGTACGGTCCGGAGAAGATCGACGCGGCCCTCGCCAACTACTTCCGTCCCGGGAACCTCACCGCGCTGCGCGAGCTAGCGCTGCTGTGGACGGCCGACCGGGTCGACGAGTACCTCCAGCGCTACCGCGCCGAACAGGGAATCAAGGGCACCTGGCAGGCCCGCGAGCGGATCGTGGTCGGCCTGACCGGCGGACCCGAGGGCGCCACGCTGATCCGCCGCGCCGCCCGCATCGCCGCCCGTACCTCCGGCGGCGAACTGATGGCCGTCCACATCTCCCGCTCGGACGGGCTGGCGGGCAGCTCCCCGCAGGCGCTGATCGAGCAACGGGCATTGCTGGAGAACCTCGGCGGCTCGTTCCACACCGTGCTCGGCGACGACCCGGCGGCCGGCCTGCTGGACTTCGCCCGGGGCGTCAACGCCACCCAGATCGTGATCGGCACCAGCCGCCGCAAGGTCTGGCAATACCTGTACGGCCCCGGCGTCGGCTACACCGTCACCCGCGACTCGGGCGACATCGACGTCCACATGGTCACCCACGAACACGCCGCCCGCGGGCTCGGCCGGGTTCCCATCCGCCGGGTCACCGACCTGGGCCGCACCCGGACGGTGGCCGGCTGGCTGATCGGGGTCCTCGGACCGCTGCTGCTCGCCCTGCTGCTCACCCACTTCCGCAGCGTCGGTCTGCCCACCGACATGCTGCTGTTCCTGTCGCTGACGGTCTGCGCCGCCCTGGTCGGCGGCCTGTTCCCGGCGATCGCCTCTGCCCTGGTGGGCTCGACGGTGCTCAACTACTACTTCGCCCCGCCGCTCCACACCTTCACCATCTCCGAGCCGGAGAATATCCTCGCGGTAGGCATCTTCACGGCGGTCGGCATCGCGGTCGCCACGGTGGTCGACGTCGCCGCTCGCCGCAGCCACCAGGCCGCTCGCAGCCAGGCCGAGGCGCAGACCCTCAGCGTGCTCGCCGGAACGGTGCTACGCGGCGCGCCCAGCGGCGACGGGATCCTCGCTGCCCTGCTCGACCAGGTCCGGGAGACCCTCCAGGTGGAGTCGGCGGCACTGCTGGAGCGGCGGCACGAGTTCGACCCGTGGCATCCGCTGGCGGTCAGTGGCCCGCACCCGCCGGAGCACCCGGACGACGGCCAGGTGGCCGTTCCGGCCGGCACCACCCTCTCGCTGGTGCTGTCCGGCCGGATGCTGCCGGCCGCCGACCGGCGACTGCTCGGGGCGTTCGCCGCCCAGGCAGCCGTTCTGGCCGAGCGGGAGCGCCTCGCCGCGGAAGCGGCCGACGCCCGGCGCCAGGCCGAGGGCAACAGAATCCGCACTGCCCTGCTCGCCGCCGTATCGCACGACCTGCGCACCCCGCTGGCCGGCATCAAAGCTGCCGTCACCTCGCTGCGCGCGGTCGACGTGGAATGGGACGAGGAAGACGAGGCGGAGCTGCTGGCCGGCATCGAGACTGGTGCCGACCGCCTCGACCACCTGATCAACAACCTGCTCGACATGAGCCGTCTGCAGACCGGCACCGTCACCCCGCTCATCAGGCCCACCGACCTGGACGAGGTCGTCCCGTACGCGCTCGGCGGAGTGGAGCCCTCCGCCGTCCAACTGGACGTACCGGAAAGCCTGCCGATGATCCACGCCGATGCCGGGCTGCTGGAACGTTCGCTCGCCAACCTGGTCGAAAACGCCGTGAAGTACAGCCCAGACGGGGTGCCGGTGCTGATCAAGGCCGACGCTCTGCTGCGGCCAGGCGAGCCGCCCAGAGTGGAGCTGCGGATCGTCGACCGCGGCCCCGGAGTCCCGGAGGACGCCCGCGAGCGGATCTTCGCCCCGTTCCAGCGGCACGGCGACGCCCCGCGCGGCGCCGGCGTCGGCCTCGGCCTGGCGGTCGCCCGCGGCTTCGCCGAGGCGATGGACGGCACCGTCACCGCCGAGGACACCCCCGGCGGCGGCCTGACCATGGTGGTCTCGCTGCCCGCCGTCAACCTGCCCGACCTCGGCGACTCCGACGGCCAGCCGAGCGGCCCCGATCGCCACCACGCCGACCGCAACCTGAACGACCCCGGCTGGAACGACCCTGGACGAAAGGCGGAGCCCGTATGA